Sequence from the Priestia megaterium genome:
ATTCTTTCTATTTATATCCAAAAAGCTTCTTCTTTAACGCCATCAAGACGACTAGTTACATCATCGAGTATGGATTCAAATCAATAGTGATCGTTAAATTCTCCTTCTGCATTTCCGCTTGATAACGTTCTAATATATATTTCAACAGCGGAATCAGGCTTGGTTCCAGCTTGTATTTTAACATGCATTGATAGCGATATCTATCTTTTATCTTAGCAATCGGAGATGCGACTGGCCCTAAGATCGTTGTTTGCGGCGAAAGTTTCTGACGCAGATACTGCGAAATTTTGTCTGTAACAGACACCACTTTTGCAATATTTTCATGAGATACCGTTACAAGCGCCAAGTAAAAGAAAGGCGGATATTTATGCATTTTACGAATTTCCATCTCCTGCTTATAAAACGCATCGTAATCATGCTGACTCGCAAGTTGAATGCTGTAGTGTTCAGGCGTGTACGTTTGAATCACTACTTCTCCTGGAAGTTTGTGGCGTCCTGCTCTTCCGCTTACTTGTGTTAAAAGCTGAAACGTTTTTTCAGATGCACGAAAGTCAGGTAAATTCAGCATCGTATCTGCTGTTAAAACTCCTACAAGCGTGACGTTTGGAAAGTCCAGTCCTTTCGCAATCATCTGCGTCCCTAGTAAAATTTGCGCTTCTCCACTTGCAAACTTGTTCAGGAGCTTTTCATGCGCGCCTTTTCGGCTTGTCGTATCAACATCCATTCGAACGACTCTAGCCTCAGGCAGCACTTTTGTTAATTCTTCTTCCACTTTTTGTGTACCAGATCCGAAAAAGCGGATATGTTCGCTGTGGCATTCTGGGCACTCAGTGTGCACATGTTCTTCGTGTCCGCAGTAATGGCATTTTAATTTATTTTGATAGCGGTGATACGTTAGTGAAATTTCACAGTGCTCACATGTCGGAACGTAACCGCAGTCCCTGCACATAACAAAAGAAGAATGACCTCTTTTATTTAAAAATAAAACAATTTGCTCCCCTTTTTCTAAACGGTCTTTCATCTTTTCAAACAGCATAGTTGAAAACATAGAGCGATTGCCGCTGCGAAGCTCTTCTCTCATATCAACGATATCCACCGACGGCATTGATGACTTATTCATTCTTTGCTTTAACGTCAGTAGCTTATACACACCTTTTTGCGCTCTTGCAAAGGACTCAAGCGTTGGTGTTGCACTTCCTAAAATGACTGGACACTGATGATGCTGCCCTCGGTAAATGGCTACATCTCTGGCATGATAACGGGGGTTTTCTTCTTGTTTATAACTCGTCTCATGTTCTTCATCGATAATAAGAAGGCCCAAATTTTCAAATGGCGCAAATACAGCAGAGCGGGCCCCTACTACAACGGATACTTCTTTCCGCTGAATTTTTCGCCATTCATCGTATTTTTCTCCAGTAGACAAGCCGCTATGAAGCACAGCAACTTTTGAGCCGAATCGCTCTTTAAAACGCTTGACCATCTGAGGGGTAAGTGAAATCTCCGGAACAAGCATAATCGCTTCTTTCCCTTTTTTTAGCACTTGATCAATGGATTGGAGATACACTTCAGTTTTTCCGCTTCCGGTTACTCCGTACATTAAAAACACATCGTGAAGATTTTCTTCGATGTCATGCAGAATCGGTGCGATTGCCTCAGCTTGTTCATCTGTCAATTGAAATGGCTTTGATGGTGTAAAGTATCGATCTTGATAAGGATCACGGTATATTTCAATTTCCGTTTCTGCTAAGAGTCCTTTGTTAATCAGCGCTTTTATAGGAGCGGAGGTAATCTGCAAATCTTCCGCTATTTCTTTTATGGCTACTTCTTCATTTCGATCGAGCATAAAAGACAGCACTTGTTTTTGCTTTTCTGCCTGCTTATTTAACTCGCTCATAAACTGCTGAATTTCTTCAAGGCTTTGATTCAGTTTTACGCCTTTTGCCGTTTTTTTGTTTCCTTTGTTTTTCACGACGTAGACGACTTCAATTAGACCTTTTTGAATATCACGGTGAAAAGCAGGAGCAGCGGCTGTTTTTTCTACTTCACTCCACTTCAGCGAGGATCTTGACTGAAAAAACGGCTTTACTTGCTCATGAAGCTGTTCGTATGCCTCTTTTGAAAGGAGTGACAGTTCTTTATCATATTTTGCTTTCATCGCCGCAGGCAGCATCACTTGAAAAGCCGATATCATAAAACAAAGCGTTTTTTCTGTTAGCCAGTGCCCAATCTCTAACAGTTCGGGAGTCAGAACCGGCGTTAAATCAAGCAGGTCAGCGATTGGTTTAACACGCTTAACTTCGGCCTCTTCTTTAAGAGCCACCACAAACCCTTGAACTTTTCTAGGACCAAACGGAACGACAACTCGCATACCCGGAACAATAATTCCTTTCCATTTGTCAGGAATAGCGTAGTCAAAAGCTCGATCTGTTTGCTTAGCAGCCACGTCCACAATTACACTAGCTACACTCATTTTTTCAGCCCTTCTAACATTTCCTTCACTTCTTTTAACACCTCGGTAGCTACATCGTGTTTTGAAAGAATAGGAAGTTCCTTAGACTCTCCGCTTCGCTTATAGAGCGTTACAATATTTGTGTCCGTCCCAAACCCTGCTCCTTCTGTCGTCACGTTATTGGCTACAATCATATCCAAGTTTTTAGATGCAAGTTTCTTTTGTGCATATTCATCCACTTGTTCTGTTTCTGCTGCAAAGCCGACTAAAAGCTGGTGTTCTTTTCGCTCTCCAAGCGTGCGTAAAATATCTGTTGTTCTCTCTAGCTCTAATACTGCTTCACCAGGCTGCTTTTTCATCTTTTGATCAAACACATGCTTTGGTCGGTAATCTGCCACTGCGGCTGATTTAATGACAACATCTGCTTCATGATAGCGCTGCATAACAGCTTCAAGCATCTGCTGCGCACTTTCAATTTGAACAACCTGCACCCCTTTTGGATATTCTAAATTCGTCGGTCCCGTTACAAGTGTTACCGATGCGCCTAATTTAGCAGCTTGTTCTGCAAGGGCATAGCCCATCTTCCCAGTAGAGCGATTGGTAAAAAATCGGACGGGATCAATGCGTTCTACCGTAGGTCCTGCTGTAACCAATACATTAATACCTTCAAGGATCTTTTGTGTATCTGATGCTTGTGAAAAATAAGATCCGATTAGTGAAACAATTGTTTCTGGCTCTTCAAGACGACCTTTTCCTACATAACCGCATGCCAAATACCCTTCTCCAGGTTCTACAAAAGAGTAACCAAATGATGAAAGAGTGCTCATATTTTTTTTAACAGCTTGATGATCGTACATATGAACATTCATTGCAGGTGCAATCCACACAGGTGCAGTAGCAGCCAGCAGCGTTGTGGAAATCATATCATCTGCAAGACCATTTGCTATTTTCCCTATCATATTAGCCGTAGCAGGAGCTACTAAAATTAAATCAGGCCAATCTGCTAAATCAATATGTGCAATCACAGATGGATCTTTTTCATCAAACGTATCTGTATAAACTGGGTTTCGAGACAGAGCTTGAAACGTAAGCGGCGTTACGAACTCGCATGCTGAAGCAGTCATCATTACTTTAACTTCCGCTCCCGCTTGTACTAATTTACTTGTTAAAGCTGCAGCTTTATATACGGCGATTCCGCCGCTAACACATAATAAAATTCGTTTTCCCTTCATCATTATGCCCCCATCTATTTATCCCGCTCAACCAGCATCCGCTTGTTTACTCGGGTAACTATCTAAAGCTTTTCAATTCAATTATTATACCATTTTTGTAGTGAGACATTCACTATCCTGCTTGAATACAAACAAAAGCATCAAAAAAATAACAACCTATAAAGTAGGTTGTTATTTTTTCACTTACTGATGTTTAGAATCTTCTTCTGCTACACCTTGCTTATAGCTTAATTGTTCAGCATTAATTTCTTCTAAAGCACAGCCTACAAACTTATAAGAAACCGGCTTTTCAATCGGCGTATCATTGTGAAGCTGTAATTGACGTGCACGTTTTGCAGCTACTGTCACAAGCGTGTACTTAGAATCTAATTTTTCCATTAGAGAATCAATTGATGGATAAAGCATGTTTATTCTACCTCCAGCATTCTTTTATAGCGCGCAGAAATACGATCACGACGGCAGTGTTCAGCCGTTACGATAGCACGGATGCGAGCACAAGCATTTTCTACTTTGTCATTTTCTACAACATAATCGTAGGCGTCCATAAGTTCAATTTCTTCTTTTGCCACGCGCATACGGTTATTGATTAAATCTTCTGTTTCAGTACCGCGATTTACGATACGACTTTTAAGCTCTGATAAACTTGGCGGTGCCAAGAAGATGAACAAACCTTCTGGAAATGCTTCTTTCACTTGAAGAGCACCTTGCACTTCAATTTCTAGAAATACGTCTTTTCCTTCAGATAACGTTTGTTCTACATAATCAACCGGGGTACCGTAGTAGTTGCCTACGTATTCAGCCCACTCTAATAATTTCTTGTTTTCAATCATGCGCTCAAACTCTTCGCGTGGTTTGAAGAAATAGTCAACGCCATCTACTTCACCTTCGCGGGGCTTTCTTGTTGTTGCAGAGATAGAATACTGCAATTTAATGTCTTCTTGCTCAAACAATGCTTTTCGTACCGTTCCTTTTCCAACACCTGATGGTCCGGAAAGAACAATTAATAAACCTCTTTCAATCATCGGTTCAAGTGACCTACCCTTCTAATAATTCTTCTTTGTTTATAAGTCGCTGTGACACAGTTTCTGGCTGTACAGGAGCTAAAATAACATGATCGCTATCCATAACAATAACAGATCGTGTTTTACGTCCTTGCGTTGCATCTATTAAAGAGCCTCGATCTTTTGCATCTTGAATAATGCGTTTGATTGGAGCTGATTCAGGATGAACGACAGAGATTATACGATTAGAAGAAATAAAATTTCCAAATCCAACGTTCACTAATTTACCGCTCATAAGAAGCCTCCTGCTATACCAATATAATCTTTATCTTACACGAAGGCTATTCAATATTTTGAACCTGCTCTTTTATGCGTTCTAATTGTGCTTTCATACTAATAACATACTGAGCAATAGTACCATTATTTGCCTTCGCACCGATTGTATTCATTTCACGATTCAGCTCTTGAACAAGAAAATCCAGCTTGCGTCCTACTGAATCAGGTGTATTTAATGCTTGAATAAATTGTGAAACATGACTTTGAATTCGCGTAAGTTCTTCGCTAATATCTGCTTTTTCAGCAAAAATAGCTACTTCAGTCAGCACTCGCTGCTCATCGAAAGTACCTTCTAAATAGTCGCTCAGCTTCCTTTTAATACGCTCGCGATATTGTTCAGCAACTTCAGGAGCAAGCTGTGTAATTTTTTCGCGAATATCTTGAATGTCCTGTAAGTACCCCATTAAATCGTGATACAGCTCTGATCCCTCTCGTTTCCGCATATCCACTAACTGATGCACAGCAGCTTCCACGGCTTCAAAGATTGCACCATGAATACTCGTCTGATCAGCTTCTTCTTCATAAGTTGTCATCACTTCAGGCATGTGTAAAATGTCTTGAATTTGAACAGATTGTGACAGCCCATGCTTTTCTTTTACTTGCTGCAGCGCATTCATATATTCATCAAGCAGCTGCCAATCCGTCTGCAGTTTCTTTTTTGCCATTTCTTCACCTGAAATAGTAACAAATACTTCTACTCTACCACGTTTTATGTATGTTTGAACGATTTTTTTTATTTTATCTTCAATTTCAATTAATTGTCTTGGCATACGAATAACAATTTCACAAAAACGATGATTAACAGACTTCATTTCCACTGTTACTGATCGATTTTCCACTTCCGCTTTTCCGCGGCCAAAACCAGTCATACTTTTTATCATTATCATCACATCCACTATGTACATCTTACATAAAAAGTATCATAAAAGAAAGTGTTAGCAAAAAAAAGAAATCTCTCTTCTTTATTCAACCTGTAAAGGCTGCCTTCATGAGTTTTCTCATTTGGGACAGCCTGTATTAAGTATAGCACAATTTATGAAGGTTTTCTTGTTAAAAGTGAACCGGCAAGTAAAAAAGTTGGAAGACTTGCAAGTCCTAAAATAACGAGCCATTCCCGCGGTGCAATGGCCATTGTATGGAAAATAGGCTGCAGGGGCGGATAGTAGATAGCCACCAGCATAAGGATAATAGATGAAATAACGGCTCCTACAAGATATAAGTTCTGAAATGGATTGCGATCAAAGATTGATTTTTCACTTCGGCAGTCAAATACGTGAATAAGCTGTGCCATGACAAGCGTGGCAAATGCAATCGTCTGAGCATACTGCAGCCGATCTGGGTCATTGTCGTAGACAATCATGAACGCAGCAAGTGTAGCAGCTCCAATTAAAAATCCACGGCTGACTACTTTCCACCCTAATCCTCTTGCAAAGATACCTTCACGCGGATGCCTTGGATGGCGCTTCATCACATTGTCCTCTGGCTGGTCTAAGCCAAGAGCCATTGCAGGCAAACCGTCTGTTACTAAGTTTACCCATAGTATTTGAATTGGCACTAGCGGAAGCGGAAGTGCTAAAATCATCGCAAAGAGCATAACTAAGATTTCTCCTACATTTGATGCAAGCAAGTAACGGATAAACTTTCGAATATTTTCATAGATGTTTCGCCCTTCTTTGATCGCTGATTTAATAGTAGCAAAATTGTCATCAAGCAAAACGAGTGAAGACGCTTCTTTTGCTACGTCTGTCCCGGTGATGCCCATCGCGATGCCTATGTCTGCTGCTTTAATAGCCGGTGCATCATTTACGCCGTCGCCCGTCATGGCTACAATGTGATCTTTCGCTTGAAGAGCTTTAACAATTTTAAGCTTATGCTCAGGTGATACCCTGGCATATACGTAAACATCATCCACTACTTCTTCTAGCTCTTCCTGCGTCATTTTGGATAAATCCGTTCCTTCCAAGACTTGACCGTTTTTCGGTAAAATGCCGAGCTGTTTTGCAATCGCCTGTGCTGTAATGACGTGGTCACCTGTAATCATAACGGTTTTGATGCCTGCGTCTCGGCATTCTTTGACCGCTTGCTTGACTTCTGGTCTTGGCGGATCAATCATTCCTTGAAGCCCGAGGAAAGTCAGGTCTTTTTCCGCTTCGTTCTCTGTATGAACGCTCTCATGGTCCCCTAACGGCCGATAAGCAATAGCAATGGTTCGAAGCGCTTGGCTAGCTAACTGTTCAATCGCTCCTTTTACTTCATTATGAACCGTTACCGACAGCGTTTGTTGCCTGCTTTCCCACAAAATATTTTTACTGTTTATAAGCAGCACATCCGGAGCACCTTTTGTTATGACATAGCGCTTATTAGATGCGTCTTCAATGACTACACTCATCATTTTACGCGTTGAATCAAATGGAAACTCTTCAATAATCGTAAACTGCTTTTGAATGTTTTCTTTTGTCAGCCCCGCTTTCATCGCGGCAACAAGCAAAGCCGCTTCAGTAGGATCCCCGTCGATGACATATTCTTTATCTTTTCTCGAAATGGACGTTTGATTGCAAAGCAGGCCAAACACCAAAAGCTGCTGAAGCGGTTTTTCACTCCGAGTATCAACTTCTCTTTCCTCTCGCGAAAATACGCCCGTAGGTTCATACCCTGTCCCTGATACCCTCCACGTCATTCCTCCTGACCAGAGGTGAGTAACCGTCATTTTATTTTGCGTTAATGTACCCGTTTTGTCTGAGCAAATGACTGACGCGCATCCTAGTGTCTCAACAGCAGGAAGTTTGCGAACAATGGATCTTTGCTTAATCATGCGCTGTACACCAAGAGATAGCGCCACGGTTACGATGGCAGGAAGACCTTCGGGTATGGCAGCAACAGCTAAGGAAACTCCCGCTAAGAACATACTGTATAAATCATGGCCTTGCAGCACACCAATCCCGACAACTAATACAGTAAGTGCAAGAGCTAAAACGATTAAAATTTTACCTAATTGCTCTAACTTCCGTTGAAGAGGAGTAATCATGGCTTCAGCATTTTGAAGCAAATCAGCAATTTGTCCCATCGCTGTTTTCATTCCAATCCCTACAACGATACCTGTTCCGCTTCCTCGCGTCACAAGCGTACCCATAAACGCCATATTGTCTTGATCTCCAAGCGGCACTTCATCTCCTGGCAAAGCTTTTATTTGCTTGGCAACAGGCAAAGACTCTCCCGTAAGCGCGGATTCTTCAATTTCTAGACTTTTGGCTTCCATAATCCGAAGGTCAGCCCCGATACGGTCTCCGCTCGAAAACTTTACAATGTCCCCTACTACCAGCTCTTTAGATGGTAACTTAACCCATTTCCCTTCACGCATGGCTGCTACTTGAGGAGCAGAAAGCTCTTTTAATGCATGAAGAGATTTCTCTGCTTTTCTTTCTTGAAAAAAACCTAGAAATCCATTAATTACTACAATCGCAATAATAGCAATCGCATCGATGTATTCGCCTAAAAGCCCTGAAATAAGTGTGGCAGCTAGTAAAACTAGCACCATAAAATCTTTAAACTGCTCTAGAAACACAAGAATGGCCGGTTTTTTCTCTCCTTCAGTCAATTCATTAAATCCTTGTTGCTGCTGACGTGCTTTTACTTCTTTGTGTGTAAGACCATGCTGCCTGTCTGTTTTTGTTACTTCTACTATTGCTTTTTCACCTAATTCATACCATTTCATTGCATCTTTTCACACCCTTTTATTTGTAAATGCACCTATTAGATTGTTACAATCTTATATCGTATGCTTATTCAGACTCGTCCTAAAAAATGCTATACTTTTCTATAGGACAATTTTCAATTACTTAAGGATGTGAGCACTATGTCATTTGATGGTATTTTTACATATGGCATTTTACAAGAATTATCTGAGACCTTGGTTTCAGGACGAATTTCAAAAATATATCAGCCGTTTCCAAACGAGTTGATTTTACAAGTACGCGCTAAAGGTGAAAACCGCAAACTTTTAATCTCAGCTCACCCAAACTATTCACGCGTTCATTTTACAAACGAGCCCTATGAAAATCCATCTGAGCCTCCTATGTTTTGTATGCTTCTTCGCAAACATTTAGAAGGAAGCATTATTGAACAAGTGTATCAGCTTGGATTAGACCGCATTTTAGTCATTGAAACAAAAGGACGAAATGAAATTGGCGACGTGACGTACAAGCAGCTTATTATTGAAATCATGGGAAGACATAGTAATGTTGTGCTTGTAGATAAAGAAAAACAAACGATTATCGACAGCATTAAGCACGTTCCAATGGCCTTGAACAGGCACCGTACGCTTCTACCCGGAGCTCCTTACGTACTGCCTCCTAGTCAAGATAAGCTTCACCCATTTGAAGCGGATGAAGAAACCGTGGTTAAAAAAATTGATTTTAATAGCGGAAAATTAGCCACCCAGCTAGTGCAGACCTTCTCGGGGCTTTCTCCTTTAATTGCAAATGAAGTAGTGTTTCGCTCTGGCTTAGCGAATCGTTCTACCCTTCCAAAATCATTCGTCGAAACGATGACGCTGATCAAAGAAGGTCAGTTTACACCGACTCTGACAACAGTTAATCAAAAAGACTACTTTTATTTACTGGAATTAACGCATTTAGAGGGTATGAAAAAAACGTATGCAACCATCAGCGAGCTTCTTGACCGCTATTACTATGGGAAAGCAGAGCGAGATCGTGTAAAGCAGCAAGCGCATGATTTAGTACAGTTTATTTCTACCGAGAAAAAGAAAAATGAGAAAAAAATAAAAAAACTTGAGCAAACGCTGCAAAATGCAGAAAAAGCATCTGATTATCAGTTAGCCGGTGAACTCCTTACCGCAAA
This genomic interval carries:
- a CDS encoding DUF370 domain-containing protein; this encodes MSGKLVNVGFGNFISSNRIISVVHPESAPIKRIIQDAKDRGSLIDATQGRKTRSVIVMDSDHVILAPVQPETVSQRLINKEELLEG
- a CDS encoding cation-translocating P-type ATPase, producing MKWYELGEKAIVEVTKTDRQHGLTHKEVKARQQQQGFNELTEGEKKPAILVFLEQFKDFMVLVLLAATLISGLLGEYIDAIAIIAIVVINGFLGFFQERKAEKSLHALKELSAPQVAAMREGKWVKLPSKELVVGDIVKFSSGDRIGADLRIMEAKSLEIEESALTGESLPVAKQIKALPGDEVPLGDQDNMAFMGTLVTRGSGTGIVVGIGMKTAMGQIADLLQNAEAMITPLQRKLEQLGKILIVLALALTVLVVGIGVLQGHDLYSMFLAGVSLAVAAIPEGLPAIVTVALSLGVQRMIKQRSIVRKLPAVETLGCASVICSDKTGTLTQNKMTVTHLWSGGMTWRVSGTGYEPTGVFSREEREVDTRSEKPLQQLLVFGLLCNQTSISRKDKEYVIDGDPTEAALLVAAMKAGLTKENIQKQFTIIEEFPFDSTRKMMSVVIEDASNKRYVITKGAPDVLLINSKNILWESRQQTLSVTVHNEVKGAIEQLASQALRTIAIAYRPLGDHESVHTENEAEKDLTFLGLQGMIDPPRPEVKQAVKECRDAGIKTVMITGDHVITAQAIAKQLGILPKNGQVLEGTDLSKMTQEELEEVVDDVYVYARVSPEHKLKIVKALQAKDHIVAMTGDGVNDAPAIKAADIGIAMGITGTDVAKEASSLVLLDDNFATIKSAIKEGRNIYENIRKFIRYLLASNVGEILVMLFAMILALPLPLVPIQILWVNLVTDGLPAMALGLDQPEDNVMKRHPRHPREGIFARGLGWKVVSRGFLIGAATLAAFMIVYDNDPDRLQYAQTIAFATLVMAQLIHVFDCRSEKSIFDRNPFQNLYLVGAVISSIILMLVAIYYPPLQPIFHTMAIAPREWLVILGLASLPTFLLAGSLLTRKPS
- the gmk gene encoding guanylate kinase, which produces MIERGLLIVLSGPSGVGKGTVRKALFEQEDIKLQYSISATTRKPREGEVDGVDYFFKPREEFERMIENKKLLEWAEYVGNYYGTPVDYVEQTLSEGKDVFLEIEVQGALQVKEAFPEGLFIFLAPPSLSELKSRIVNRGTETEDLINNRMRVAKEEIELMDAYDYVVENDKVENACARIRAIVTAEHCRRDRISARYKRMLEVE
- a CDS encoding YicC/YloC family endoribonuclease gives rise to the protein MIKSMTGFGRGKAEVENRSVTVEMKSVNHRFCEIVIRMPRQLIEIEDKIKKIVQTYIKRGRVEVFVTISGEEMAKKKLQTDWQLLDEYMNALQQVKEKHGLSQSVQIQDILHMPEVMTTYEEEADQTSIHGAIFEAVEAAVHQLVDMRKREGSELYHDLMGYLQDIQDIREKITQLAPEVAEQYRERIKRKLSDYLEGTFDEQRVLTEVAIFAEKADISEELTRIQSHVSQFIQALNTPDSVGRKLDFLVQELNREMNTIGAKANNGTIAQYVISMKAQLERIKEQVQNIE
- a CDS encoding Rqc2 family fibronectin-binding protein — encoded protein: MSFDGIFTYGILQELSETLVSGRISKIYQPFPNELILQVRAKGENRKLLISAHPNYSRVHFTNEPYENPSEPPMFCMLLRKHLEGSIIEQVYQLGLDRILVIETKGRNEIGDVTYKQLIIEIMGRHSNVVLVDKEKQTIIDSIKHVPMALNRHRTLLPGAPYVLPPSQDKLHPFEADEETVVKKIDFNSGKLATQLVQTFSGLSPLIANEVVFRSGLANRSTLPKSFVETMTLIKEGQFTPTLTTVNQKDYFYLLELTHLEGMKKTYATISELLDRYYYGKAERDRVKQQAHDLVQFISTEKKKNEKKIKKLEQTLQNAEKASDYQLAGELLTANLHLVKKGDAKVDVINYYDENSGTLTISLDPQKSPSQNAQSYFTKYQKAKNSVSIVIEQIEKAKEEVQYFESLIQQMDTATHKDIAEIREELVEEGYLRNRQQKQAKKQKNTTPTLEQYVSSDGTTILVGKNNKQNEYLTNRLAARDDVWFHTKDIPGSHVVIRSQEPSEETILEAAHLAAYFSKAKNSSSVPVDYTKIRHVKKPSGAKPGFVTYDNQQTVYVTPSEELVLKLRQS
- the priA gene encoding primosomal protein N', whose amino-acid sequence is MSVASVIVDVAAKQTDRAFDYAIPDKWKGIIVPGMRVVVPFGPRKVQGFVVALKEEAEVKRVKPIADLLDLTPVLTPELLEIGHWLTEKTLCFMISAFQVMLPAAMKAKYDKELSLLSKEAYEQLHEQVKPFFQSRSSLKWSEVEKTAAAPAFHRDIQKGLIEVVYVVKNKGNKKTAKGVKLNQSLEEIQQFMSELNKQAEKQKQVLSFMLDRNEEVAIKEIAEDLQITSAPIKALINKGLLAETEIEIYRDPYQDRYFTPSKPFQLTDEQAEAIAPILHDIEENLHDVFLMYGVTGSGKTEVYLQSIDQVLKKGKEAIMLVPEISLTPQMVKRFKERFGSKVAVLHSGLSTGEKYDEWRKIQRKEVSVVVGARSAVFAPFENLGLLIIDEEHETSYKQEENPRYHARDVAIYRGQHHQCPVILGSATPTLESFARAQKGVYKLLTLKQRMNKSSMPSVDIVDMREELRSGNRSMFSTMLFEKMKDRLEKGEQIVLFLNKRGHSSFVMCRDCGYVPTCEHCEISLTYHRYQNKLKCHYCGHEEHVHTECPECHSEHIRFFGSGTQKVEEELTKVLPEARVVRMDVDTTSRKGAHEKLLNKFASGEAQILLGTQMIAKGLDFPNVTLVGVLTADTMLNLPDFRASEKTFQLLTQVSGRAGRHKLPGEVVIQTYTPEHYSIQLASQHDYDAFYKQEMEIRKMHKYPPFFYLALVTVSHENIAKVVSVTDKISQYLRQKLSPQTTILGPVASPIAKIKDRYRYQCMLKYKLEPSLIPLLKYILERYQAEMQKENLTITIDLNPYSMM
- the coaBC gene encoding bifunctional phosphopantothenoylcysteine decarboxylase/phosphopantothenate--cysteine ligase CoaBC — translated: MMKGKRILLCVSGGIAVYKAAALTSKLVQAGAEVKVMMTASACEFVTPLTFQALSRNPVYTDTFDEKDPSVIAHIDLADWPDLILVAPATANMIGKIANGLADDMISTTLLAATAPVWIAPAMNVHMYDHQAVKKNMSTLSSFGYSFVEPGEGYLACGYVGKGRLEEPETIVSLIGSYFSQASDTQKILEGINVLVTAGPTVERIDPVRFFTNRSTGKMGYALAEQAAKLGASVTLVTGPTNLEYPKGVQVVQIESAQQMLEAVMQRYHEADVVIKSAAVADYRPKHVFDQKMKKQPGEAVLELERTTDILRTLGERKEHQLLVGFAAETEQVDEYAQKKLASKNLDMIVANNVTTEGAGFGTDTNIVTLYKRSGESKELPILSKHDVATEVLKEVKEMLEGLKK
- the rpoZ gene encoding DNA-directed RNA polymerase subunit omega; this translates as MLYPSIDSLMEKLDSKYTLVTVAAKRARQLQLHNDTPIEKPVSYKFVGCALEEINAEQLSYKQGVAEEDSKHQ